Below is a window of Humulus lupulus chromosome 9, drHumLupu1.1, whole genome shotgun sequence DNA.
CAGGGGGCGTAGGACACGGATCCACAGGTTCGGGTGACGCAGGGCGTGGACCCGCTAATTCAGATGAGGCGGGGCGTTGGCTCGCAGGTTCGGAGGAAACAGAGCATAAGGAGACGATCTGATTCGGGGTGAGCAACCTGTACAAGCGAAGGTTGCTCTCTGTAAAAAAGGCGTTGGCTTGTTTATATTCACTCGACAAGGTCAGGATGGTCCTCACTCGGTCACGAGCCTTCAGTTTCAAGTGAGTGCCAGcgacccctaagagacctgccatcaaaagaaaagaaatagttaCGGTTAGAAGTAACATAGAAGAAAAGCCTAGTAAAGAGAGGAACCTCTCATGTGTAAGATCAAAGTGAGGATAGTCTTacttggggtgttgaagctagtaTGTCAGGTGGACCCGCTAAAAGTGAAGAAATAGTCTGACTTCCACGAGCCTCTGTTCGAGATGGAGCCCTCCACGAGGGCATTCCCTTTATGGGCCACGGCTTTCTGGagctggtagaacccgggggcaGATGCATTTTCCCTAAGGGtatagaagtaatgaacctcactCATAGAAGGTCCTCTGGAATGCACCTGATGGTATAACACATATAGGCAGCTCAGtgtcacccaggagttgggggacaattgtagaggCGCCACTTCAAAGTAGTTAAGCACTTTGACAAAAAAAGGATGAAGTGGAAGAGCCCCACCGGATCGGATTATAGAGTCGCTGAAGGCCATGAACCCTTCTGGTGGCTCAGTTGCGCGCTCAACACGTTCTGGGATGACAAACTTGAAGTTTAATGGTAACTTATGAGCCTTTAGCATGTTGGACAATTTATTCATGGTGATGTTGGACCTGCCCATCTCTTCGCAAGAGTCAGAGGTTCACTTCGGCATCTCAGGTACCTGGGCAGAGATAGGGAGTTTATGAGCCACAGACTTTCCAAGGGTCCTGGAGGACCCCCCACATGTCCTATATCTACCGGTGCTTTGCTTGACCCTAGGATGTAAGACCGGGGGCAAGGGAGGAAGGATGGGTGGGAtcatggaaaggaactccggtTCAACCAATTCGCATCTACCGCTTTCAGAGGAGGGATCCCTATTGCTGGGAGACTCGTCACGACGAAAGAAAAAAGGCTCAGGGggtaagttttcttctaggcaagcaatttcaggAAGACAATCCTGGAGGATTGATTGTAGCTTGGAAATGTATGTCGCATGTTGGGGAGAAAAACCTGAACCCGCATCCCTGGTGTTGGATTTTAGTTCCCTCTCCAGGTTGCATGCTTTCTATCTAAGGTAAGACAGTCTCCAGAGGTAGAGCATCCGCACACCCCCACGGTTAGAGGATCCACGTACGTCGGCCTCCgagtcggaggatgacaactcaatgaaTTCTATGTTGGACAGACCTTCGGAACATCGCCTAGACTCCATGGACCAGCTAAGAATCGAGGGCGTAAATGCATAAGGGTGACCCTATGtctacaacatgagtgtgaggggtataagaaaagggcctatgcACATGTACTGGAAAGGCCATACGAAAAGGATGACAATCTCTGAAGAATGAGTGTCGTGCAACCATTAATTCTACCCCCGCATAGTCAatataaaaaaaagagagaaaaaaaaaagtggaagGAGGCATACCTGGAGGTATATATGTGAAGCTGAAGGTGTGCAAGGATAGACTTGTGGAGGCGTAGGGTTGGTTGAGCGATATGCAAGGGCAAGACCGTTGGAGCGAAAGAATGCATAGCGTCACCACAATGCTAGTAAAAAAAAGAGCAAAAGAatcagaaaaaataataataataaaaaaaagatggATGAATAATTGAAATGGAACGAAAATTACCTCAATAATGCTTCTATGGGgaatagaaccttggagctcttggaagatgcttagagggaataccactaagctaggcaagttttggtgtggagaaatggctccaagccttggggtatttataaggaaggtcaaggccctcaagccattggattcaagtccatatgaatggtggagatcaagggTATGAGTagccttgggatccgcgattgagaatgattggctcttatgcaatcttagggatATTCATGGATCCCTCAAGAGTTAGATGGtctttgtgtttctttggacactataaagaaacacaactaCAAGACCCACCTTGTGTTTCTTCAAGCGACATTGGGTAGCACTTCAAGGTTGAGTCCACTGAAGTTGGCCGTGCACATCAAACAAGAGAAAAAGAAACAGTCTACAAGCACACTTAAAAGTCTACTTATAGACTCAGAGGCAAGTGTAAATATCGAGTAATATCCTAAGAAATATTGGAAATGGTGTCCATTCTCGAAGGCTTTCCAAGGTCCAATGTGCCCACACCAGGGTGATAAGCTAAAGTTTCTAGATACATAGACACAAGCATCCGAGCATAAGTCTTCAAGGGTTGTCATGTGAGGGACTCGCCATGCAAGGCTACCCtatgtctcgctatgcgaggctgccttgTGCCGCGCCGTGCGAGTCCCCTGCGCACACCCAAGTACCCAGACATGGGTACCCCGAGgcatcaccctcgctatgcgagggtcaaggtaAGCCTCCCGCGCGCACCCTAGTACCCGACCATGGGTACCCCGAGACATCACCCTCACTGTGCGAGGGTCAAGGTAAGCATCCCCTGCGTGCCCAAGTGCCCAGACATGGGTACCCCGAGgcatcaccctcgctatgcgagggtcaaggtgAGCCTCCCGCGCACCGCGTCTACGCGAGGCATCGCACCCAGCCGCCATGTGATCAGCCTAGgctagcctcgctatgcgaggggcCATCCCCGCCGCTTCTCACGGGTCccgcactacaccaaatacccatttccataacacatgaatataatactaataaaaagtGTTATGCTAAAGTAGGCACTTTATGAAAAAAAGGCGGTAATAATAAAACCATCCCGCCACTTAgcttttttttcatttcatttgggGCCAATTCATTTCCTTCAAttccttctcctttttcctcatcattctctctcctctctttcggatctctttctcccaccagacctctttccttcactctttctctctcacctttGTCTTTGTGGAGACCGACCGCTACCTTCCCCTACACGCGCTGGCTAGGGATCTTCAGAGCCCGTCGAAGATTCGACCACGCGGGCCGAAACCCTCACACGACACCAAAGGCGAATGACATCACCGGAGGCCAGCTCTTCTCCTCTTCCCTGTGTGCGGCCAAGCCATTGTAGTGTTTTGATGAAATCTTGAGAGTTTGTACACAAGAAACTGTAAGTGCACTAGTAACTTTTGGTACTATTTTGACTCATTGGTCAGTTAGTGCATGAACACATTGTTTGAATGTATTATTTCAGGTTGAGAAGCTTGTTAGGGATGTTCAGGGACCAGCTTTAGCTCTTGTTCATGACGTTTGAAGCATTATGGTAATTTTCAAGGTAAGGCTGTTGGGTACTTGGGTCTCTTGCTTATATTTTGTTTTGGCGATTTAtaccaataataattatttttttccagAATCTTTTGAATCTGCCAAAACAATTTCGGCCCCTGCATCCAAGACCCTTTCGAAAGTGGGTAAATCCACTTCTAATGGTGTTTTGAAGCATGGAAGCAAAGTAGCATCTTCTGTATGTTTCCTTAAATGCTTACTTCTAGTTCTTTTATAACTTATAATTTTGTAAggagattattattattttattttttaatttttttcggTTAATGATTTTTTAAAGAGAACTGTTGGTACGAAGGCTTTGAGGTCAGAATCAATTATGTCCGTTCAAGATATAGCAGTTCAATCGCATGCTTTACTAAATGTTAAAGATTCCAATAAGGTACAACTTAAGCAAGCAATTTTTGAATGTCTCTTACTTTTGAATATATTGACAAGTACTCATTTGGACTTTACTTATCTGCAGGAGGATAGGGAAATATTGGTAGTAAGGAGTATTAAGTTTGAAGATCCACGGATAGAACAAATTCAAGACCTTGAGGTTGTGGATATAGTAGTTTCTTAGATTTGTTTATTGTGTATCTAATTTAATGCAGAATTTATTTAACATACATGTTTATGTAGAATGATTTGATGAAGTACTTCAGAGAGGATTTGCATAGACGGCTTCTAAGCATAGATTTTAAGAAGCAAATTGATGGGCTTGAGATGCTGCAAAAGGTTTTTGAGTGCATCACTGGTTCATTTCATTTGTATATTAGTGCACATTTTTTACAGTATATTCTGGATTTTATTGCAGGCACTCCCATCGATTGGCAAGGAAATAGTTGAAGTTCTGGATATACTACTGAGGTGGTTTGTTTTACAATTCTGTAAATCAAACACAACATGTTTGTTGAAGGTAtagtttatttactttttttttcaagtttttacAGATCTTTGATTTTTTTCCTCTCTCAGGATGCATTTCCTTAATATCTAGTTCTGCTTTGAACAACAGGTGCTGGAATTTCTTCATGAACTTTTGGACACCTTGAGGAATGAGGGACACTCTTTGACTGAGTCAGAAGCAGCCATATTTTTTCCATGTTTGATAGAGAAGGTTCTTACAATTTTAGCACGAACATTGACAAATACTGTGatgtatttttattttgtgtgtgtgtgtgtgttttttcaCACTGGATAGTAAAGTAGGTTTTATCCCCATCACTGAAATTGTTGACTCTGTATTTTCATGCAGATGGGCCATAACATTGAGAAATTACGGGAAAAAATACGAGAGCTAACCAAACAAATTGTGCAGACATATTCTGCTGCAAAAAGCTTCCCTTATATTTTGGAGGGTTTGCGTTCGAAAAATAACCGTACACGAATAGAATGTGCCGACCTTGTTGGGTATATAGTAGATAATCATGGAGCTAAGgtaaaatttgtttgtgtgttgtcTCCACCCTCCCCACCCGCTGCAATTGAAATAGAGGACGCTAACATCTATTCTCTTGACAGATTAGTGGGCAGTTAAAATCCTTGCAAATTGTTGCAAGCTTGACAGCAAAAAGATATGGTGAAATTAGAAAAGCTGCTTTGAATACTCTTGCCACTGGATATAAGATTCTTGGTATGTCGTGATTTCAAGATTTTAAAGTATTTTCTAACTTGTTTAagattttgaatttttatttattgttccTTTGAGACATCCCATTTTCTTTCCGCTTGTTTTGTGGGGTTAAGTTTTCTtagtttgtaatttattttgtaaGTTGCATTGTATTAGTTGTTGTTTACAGTGAATGCAATTAGATTTTATctgtttaattttaatattttattgttaactATTAATGACCTTTTTTCCCCATTAGGTGAGGATATATGGAGGTATGTTGGGAAGCTAACAGATGCTCAGAAAAGCATGTTGGATGATAGGTTTAAATGGAAGGTTAGTATATATTTGAGCTTAGAATTTAAATTAAGGTacacttttaaattttttttgggaTTAAATGAACTGTTTCTATTATCCATTCCGTCCTTCTAATGATATTGCATCTTTTAGGTTCGAGAGATTGAAAAAAGGAAGGAAGGGAAGCCTGGCGAAGCCAGAGCTGCTTTTTATCTTGTCTTTCGTATCTTTAGTAGTGTCTCTATTACTTTTAATATTTCTAATGATGATTATCAACATTTTAATAAAGTATAAGATTTTATTTTCTGTCAATTTTTTGTGTAGTTTTCTGTTTCTTTCTCAACTGTCTTTTCTTTGAATTGTTTGTCCCAATGTACAGCTTTCTCAATCTTGTTTCTTTTGGTACTCGtgcatataaaataaaaaaacacgcTGATTGCTGACGCTTTTAAAAGGTCTCTTCATAGTTAGATGTGACATAAACAGAGGTCACGTGGTGCTTCTTCATACCTGCTGTTGGGCTGCACTTCTTTGGTTTTCAAATTGTTGCATAGCATTGCGTCCAATATTTTTGAACTTGTTTGAGGacatttactttatttttatagCTAAAAAAATCTGTCACCAGGATCTAGAGAGTCCTTTGATACAAGCCTATTAGACTACTAACTttgaacttttatttattttgatttattgtaGCATAGCtaaaaaaagaaagggaagacaTAAAGCATAGTAAGAAGAATAGCATTAGAAAAGGTGATAATTCCTCTTTGACTGGATAATTATGCAAATACTCTGTATGGAAATGGAAATGGAAATTGAAATAAAAACTTTGCTTTATGGATGTAGGTGTATGGATTCTGATTGGTTTCCTGATAGGAGTTGTAATGATGGTATTGGTTGCTGCATGCTTCCTGTATAGAAGATACTTTAAATCAAATCTCCCATCCAAAAACCATGTTATGCTCTAAAATGTTTCACCACTAAACAATAAGCCATTTTTTCCTAGATGTATGCCATGTGCCATACTTGTACTTATCTTTGTCTAATTCACATGACTGTTCAGGGATGTCCTTACAAAAGAGCCTGCTTGCTGAAAAGTACCTGTCAAGGAAGTGTATGCTGCAACAAACAATCTCTGTGAATCAAATGTAATTGGTGAAGGAACTGCAGGTTAGAACTTTGCTAAAACAAAACAAGTCTGTTTACATAAAAAAGTGTAACAGGAAAGATATCCCTATGTCCATATCACCTTATCTAAGCTGTTTTTTGGACCATCCACCATAGCAATCCTAACAGGTGTTATATTTAAATCAGGAAAGGTCTACAAAGGGTTAGCATAGAGGTATGCATCTGATCTGTTTACTGTTTAGTgtcttaataataatttaatatgcATTTGATCTGTGCTATTCAGGTGAGCCATATTGATAAGGGCATAAATCCATCCTCAGCTAATGAACTATTCCTCTAACAGTAGGTAAATGCTAGATATTCCTCTAACAGTAAGTAAATGCTAGATATTCCTCTCGTCCTCACTCGCATTCTCTTgaaaaatcatatttaatttccAACTGAACTCATTCTATATGATTATGGCTCTAGTTTGAGCATTTTTCTTTGCATTTTTCTCACTCAATGTTTATTTTTTTGTTCTGGTTTAGTATGTTAATGGGTTCTTTAATAGATGATGGCAAATGTTTACGAGTAGTTTTTTTGCTGCTTTAATTGATGGGCATGCAGCCTAGAAAGCTTTATATGAACCTACCTACTTAAGGGAGGAAATTTCACTTCATTTTCGTATTTATTTCTGCATTGTATTGTTCACTGATCTTTTCAATTGACTTCTAGTGATCATTATATCATGTATAATAGTATTTCTACCCTGTGATGGAAAAACTCATTATTGGAAACAAATTCTCCTTGGTTTTTCATAATTGCCCTTTACATCTTTGCTGCCTCGttatcaccaccaccaccatcatatTTATCTATCTATCTCTCTTTCATTCCTtctttactactactactactactactactactactactactactactactactactactactactactactactactactactctctaTCTCTTACGAGGTGGGTGAAGATGTAAATGGGCTTTGAAAATAATCTGTGGTTAATATTGTTAATGATCTGATATAGCTATGAGATCTGAGGGCTCTCTAATAATACATTTGTTACATTTAATGGGTTGCTCTTGTTACTTCTATAATGAATTTTTGTTTCCTCAATGGTTGTTCACATCCATTACAGATCCTTAGATCATGTATAACTTGAGTTTATTGATTTGTGATGACATTTTTACTATGTCAACATCTTCACTGAGATGGTTCCTGATCGCAATCCTTATGCTCTCTTCCTCACTCCTATACTCTTGAAAAATCATATGTAATGTCGAACTGAACTTAATCCATGATTAGTAACTAATGATGTCTACAATATAACTTATGTACTGATTTTTTATTTGTAAGATGTAAAGTTAATCTTACTGTATTTTCCTTTTTAAAAATTCATTACTTGAATTAGGAGAATTGTAAAATCTTATTTCATGTGAATTGTTCTGAACAAGTGAACGAGTTGAATTGTTGAACTAAATTCAATCTATGTATAGCTTAGTAAAATGTATTTGTCTATGTTCTTGTTTTAATGTTGAGGATTGTAGTTTCATTAGCCCAATAATGAAAATAGTAGTAGTTTCAAATAGGTCCATGATTTTTCATCATAACCGTTTCCATCTTTAGATGGTAACAAGATGATCTTTTTTTTGGCAGTAACTTGGTTGGCAACAACTTTACAATGAATGGCTCAAACAACAGGTAATTTTCCTCAGTATTTTAGAATAGCTTCCTTCATTTTTGCTCTTATTTGTACTGCACTTAATAAATATGTTTCAAGTGTCTTATTTTTGCTCTTATTTGTATGTTAAGTAACTATCTTATTTTTGGAAGACTtatcccccttttttttttctctgtctCTTTTCCTTTTGCTTAGTCTTTATAAGGCTCCATGCAATGGTTTGAAGGAAACCTTGTGTTGAAGCTATTGTCTCCTAATAAAAGTTGCAATTCGTTCTATTGTTCTTTATGTTTTAttctattataaatattttattatgggTGACTTGTTAATGTTGTTAAATGTGTCATCTTACAAGTTAgattttttcttgttcttttgcATAATACATATGGTTAAATGATAGGCTCTATGGAGCATATTAGGCTCTATAGTTATCTATgctgttttttagttttttctacTGTTATTTAAATCTATTAAATAATTTGTGCCAAATTCTGCATTGGCTTGTTTTGCTTGCTGAAACTAGTTTAATATGTTTGCTATATCTTTATATGCTTGCTATCGTAATTTTTATGCTGCTGACTATTATTTTAATATGCTTGttgtctatatatgtatataagaaaCTAGTTTTATGGCTCTTTTGCAGATTTAAACTTTGTTTATTGTTTTATTGCGATAAGCTTTGGAGAGATAATAGATAATGTGTGAAACTTGATGTATTGCTTGTACTCTTTTGAATCTTTTATTGTTCTATATATTTTCTCTAGTTTTCTTTGTTATTCTTTGGATTTAGCCGATACAAATGGTGAATCCTTGTGTTGTCCTTATTGACACTTTGCAAACAATAGCTTAAAAGTTGCTTTTTCTCTTTTGGATAATTATCTATCAGCACTGGTAGATAATTTTGGGTTATGATGGATCTAcactacatatatataatatggcCAAATGTGTTAAGTACTTCTACATATCTAAGCTTATGCTTTCTACATATACTCATGTGAAGTGATCTCGTGTTtgtcatttattcttttaaatttttgTTGAGAGTTTAGCTGTGGAATAAAAGAGACATTGGTAACTATGCTCTCTCTGATATATTTTACTTGCACTAATTTTATTCCAATGGGTAACTAGTTCATATACTGTAAACTTTAGGATAGAAAAGTTCAAAAATTTCTTTACTCTGTCATTATTTTGTGCTTGACTAGTACTAGAGAAGGTGAGGCTTTTAACTATCCAGAAGCTGTAATAATAAGTATTGTCCTTTCTcatcaaacaaactaaaaaaggttgaataaaacaaaaaaacattTATACTCTACTATCACAAAAATGTACAAGACTATTTCTAGCTGATCAAACATAATTAACTTAGATAATCTTTAAGTAAATGGCTAACTCATTAGAAGAGCAAACATTTCTCTCTACTAGCTGGACATGATACCTATGGGAACCAAGATATAGAAACTAAAGAAAGCATTAATATTCATGCACAGAGTCATTTGTTACAGCTATACTTGAAAGATATCTTTGTGATATTACAGTTATACTTATACTAGAGAAAGTAGATTCATATTGTTTTATGcataattttatgaaatatatGAATATTGCATCTGGTATGGGATTTCTTTTTCTTCTGTTGTTATATGAATATGCCTGTTGTTATAGCCAGCCATGGGTAATGTTTCATGagcaattttttcttcaaataatgCATGTGTCATGTTGTTTATGGTATATCTTAGTTTcttgttaattatttaattatttaggttTCTTCCTCCAGTAATGGATGTGAGATTCTAACTAGTCTAGTATTGGTTATCTGAAAATCTCATATTCTCAAGcttcagattttttttaattcattttggtATCTTGGTAGTGATCACTGCAAGCATAACAGTTGTTATAGGTCATTTccttcattctctctctctctctctgaccatttgtaaatgttgatgtttgtctgtgttgctcttatagatatatttgttatcttgatacatttcacaagccttgttttaagttgcatgttttgttgcttcagtcatTGTTTTGTATGGTAGTACATCGTGCTATACCTTGCTGTTttgtcaagttttggagttattacaaatttaatttaaactttatatgcttacaggtggaaactagctttagtcttatgttcttaataataaaaggacttttttttttacaatgtgcaggtatattgagatgatttctttggagcaattcttgacaacatttgtagttgaggcctttagaatggaagaatgtatttcactaatttttgtatacatttcttgttttgtatttactgataaaggaatctgaattgggcataaattatgttgtaatgtGATTtattaagcctagactagtagactaaatattgtaattacatttgaataattaataaaaatctatttatgttactttatttggcttcaactttcatatttgttttcctagttttgtgtaagtaaaaaaagattatgtttctctaatctaatataacacatgtgttatactaaagtgtagtataacgcaaataatgtgttatactaaagtgtagtataacacaaaaaaagtgttatactaaagtgtagtataacacaaaaaaaatgttatactaaagtgtagtataaaacaaaaaaagtgttatactaaagtgtagtataacacaaaaaagtgttatataatcgactataaataacataattcaacacttatctatatattaaaataacacataaattgtgttatcgttgacagtacaataacacatctgtataacactgataaagtgttacgtaaagtaccctgacctacgataacatagtcggtcttaacacatcagaaagtgttatcgtatgttttgataacacattttcgatgttattaaaagcattttttcttgtagtgccacACCCATGGGCGCATGCGTTCGCACCGTTGGCCACCCTCGCTAGGCGAGGGCATAGCCCCACTACTTCTCATGTTTGGAGCCTCCTCAATATGCgtacgaggaacacttggaaataTTAAGGAGAAGTGCCATGTGATCCTGGGGTACCAAGTACGCGCACTGATATTGGATGTACGATCATGAAGGGGTCAGAGGCGTGGCCCTGTCATCTGCGTCTGATGAGTAATGGCGGTACgaacctgtacgaagagtggaggcactacctgggCACCCCCGACAATATGCCAGAGTCCAGAGTacgatgtcctgcaccactacttcggcattgtcagggtagacaccactatgtcctaAGCCACTACCCTGACCCTGTACCGGCATACGTACACTTCCCCTGAGACCCACTTGTATcagggggccaatagagcccacctatatataggtttcgacccctcaagttaaggggttggaaaactgattgtatgagAGACACTTAAGAGATATATGATCCTTGTTCCATTGTTGCTCGGGTTTTTCggttgattcaagttctttccatctaatTCTAAGCTTTCTGTAGTATAAAaatctgagttttctaacctttaatcatTGACGAATTCTTACCGTCAACAAGCGCTATTCACAAAAACAACAGCCTTGAAAATAACTaagtagtgttgtagcgctactatgctagcgctggggcgctaatcACAGTGGCATAACTCGGACTCCTTGCTTCCAAAACAACTCGATTTACTACAAAATTGATCCATTTTCTCCCACTTTTACTTCACTCATCTCTTTTCACCATCTTAACATGAAAAACCTTAAACATGaccaaacaagcataaatctgtgataaaatagccctaaactaatgaaaaccttcctaaaaactagaccaaAAACAAgcctaaaactcatttatcaacTACCTAATtatccttaccttgagtgtggaagaagaaaacaaaagagaTTGATTTTCCTATAGAGAATCGCCCAAAACCTTTATATATGACATAAAAATAAGATTAgagacttataataaaactatacttccaaaaattataaacctcataaagtcataccttcaccCTAGAACCAAAAGATGAAATTATGAGCCTTCTCTCTAATGCCTATCTCCAACAAGAACACCAAGAGCTTTAATACTTGAGTAGATTTCGGGTGTATACTATCTTGATATGGTCGTGTTTCAGCTATAGAGTTTATAAGGACAATAGTGTTTGAGGcttaatagaaaaatagaagaagaaatgaaTTCTCAAGCACTATAAAGACTATAGTGGTTCGGCTATGGTGTGTTTATGGGGCAAAAATATGAGAGCTTTTGGGAGGTATGGATTTCAAAATTTAGAGAGGCTTTGATGCTTTGATTGTGTGTGAAAAAGTGAGAGGAAAatggctctatttataggctccaaacCCCAACTctcttccttgattttctccatacttttcaatttaaattttaaaaaccaaACTTAGTCTTCCCTTAGGCAATTTCGGCCAGCCCTATATTGCTAATTCCTTGTTGGTACATCATCTCCCATTATGCCACACAGTCTTCAATTGATTCAAAATGAGTCAAAGTCCATTCGTGTTCCTCTACATAGCCTTCACACCCATAAAGgctattttaaattcaaatccttAGTTCAAATGGTTTCTACCATCTTCAGCAAACTCACTTGATTCAAGCCTAGTGTGACACCTCATTATGTAAATTCAAAAATGAGTCAATACCCATCCTACTACTATGCCACACGCCCAAGACTAAgctatttaaaattcaaatatttcaACAAGCTTTAAACTATCTCCAACCTACCAAGCTTATTGTGACACCTAgcctttaaatttaaaaaaaaaatacaaaccctTCCTAATTAAGTGTTACACGCCTATGACTAAACAAGACTTTACTTAGTTCTTTAAATTAACTCTaatacttaataaataaattcacaaaaattccaccTAATACCACTATAGGGAATTTCAGCTATAGCTATTAAAATTCAAATTGTGTGACTTATTTTTATGCCACATGTATACCTCTTAACCCACCAAATAACACATGtgcataattttaattaaaaacttaaaaccatacactaatttaatcatatattaaaattttataagttttaaccaaaataattataattatcctaatctaattataattattttctaagtcgTAGGAATCATaacttaaaataattaatttaaaacttaaagcaattttttaatttccaccactaaaattaaactataaactataataaaaactAACATGTGGTCATAATTAAGGAGAAAAtaattgttgaccacgattttggccaacgacgagtagacgtgaagactacaataaaccttcaagagcaaaaacgacactgataatttttatagtggttcagcctcaatatgttggtaatagcctaatccacttagagttgtgatttatggatctacactcaagatcatatGAAtctgtcaactgagtttcttaagtgtaaatgaaaagaatacaatatttctcttaGAATATAAATGCTCTCTTAGgaaaatcagaattcgaatcc
It encodes the following:
- the LOC133799527 gene encoding protein MOR1-like, with the translated sequence MSVQDIAVQSHALLNVKDSNKVQLKQAIFECLLLLNILTSTHLDFTYLQEDREILVVRSIKFEDPRIEQIQDLENDLMKYFREDLHRRLLSIDFKKQIDGLEMLQKALPSIGKEIVEVLDILLRWFVLQFCKSNTTCAGISS